One Lacunisphaera limnophila DNA window includes the following coding sequences:
- a CDS encoding aldo/keto reductase: protein MQYRPFGRHGIPCSEIGFGAWAIGSHWGAQADTDSLAALHRALDLGCTFIDTAAGYGDGHSEKLIAQVLHDRRAAGKTARVFVATKTPPAAGPWPPSPYCRAEDRYPEKYLRENIAARLANLGTTKLDLLQLHTWTRAWNRDPVPFKILRQLQQEGLVGLIGVSTPEQDQNSVIDLMRGGWIDSVQVIYNLFEQEPAAELLDVAAEHGVAVIVRVAFDEGALTGKFTAATTFGPDDFRASYFAGDRIGRAVARADAIKPDLAGTGYTLPQAALKWVLAHPAVSTVIPGIRSVAQAEANCGVSDLPAMPAALVEKLRRHNWRRGVWYGGK, encoded by the coding sequence CGATTCCCTCGCCGCCCTGCACCGGGCGCTGGATCTCGGTTGCACGTTCATCGACACCGCCGCCGGCTACGGTGACGGCCACAGCGAAAAACTCATCGCGCAGGTGCTCCACGACCGCCGCGCGGCGGGCAAGACGGCCCGGGTCTTCGTCGCCACCAAGACGCCACCCGCCGCCGGCCCCTGGCCACCCTCACCCTATTGCCGGGCCGAGGACCGCTACCCGGAGAAATACCTGCGCGAGAACATCGCGGCGCGGCTCGCGAATCTAGGCACGACCAAGCTCGACCTGCTCCAGCTGCATACCTGGACCCGGGCCTGGAACCGCGACCCCGTCCCCTTCAAGATCCTCCGCCAGCTCCAGCAGGAGGGTCTCGTCGGCCTCATCGGCGTCTCCACGCCCGAGCAGGATCAGAACAGCGTGATCGACCTGATGCGCGGGGGCTGGATCGATTCCGTCCAGGTGATCTACAACCTTTTCGAGCAGGAACCCGCCGCCGAGCTGCTCGACGTCGCCGCCGAGCACGGCGTGGCGGTCATCGTGCGCGTGGCCTTCGACGAGGGCGCGCTCACCGGCAAGTTCACCGCCGCCACGACTTTCGGGCCCGACGATTTCCGCGCGAGCTACTTCGCCGGCGACCGCATCGGCCGGGCCGTGGCCCGCGCCGACGCGATCAAGCCCGACCTGGCGGGCACCGGCTACACCCTGCCGCAGGCCGCGCTCAAGTGGGTGCTCGCCCATCCGGCGGTCTCGACCGTGATTCCCGGCATCCGCAGTGTCGCCCAGGCTGAGGCCAACTGCGGCGTGAGCGACCTGCCCGCGATGCCCGCCGCCCTGGTGGAAAAACTCCGCCGCCACAACTGGCGGCGCGGCGTCTGGTACGGGGGCAAATAA